The Halobellus sp. MBLA0158 genome has a window encoding:
- the cofG gene encoding 7,8-didemethyl-8-hydroxy-5-deazariboflavin synthase subunit CofG, with protein sequence MFPAAAEYDVDIEISDTDVERLLDARPSDVAPAPELTFSRNVFLPLTTACRYTCTYCTYYDVPGEAALLSPEEVRERLRVGADAGCTEALFTFGDRPDDRYTEIHEQLAEWGYDDVLAYLRDCCEIALEEGLLPHSNPGDLTEADFERLGPVNASMGVMLETTADVDAHAGARRKTPGQRLNTIRAAGEVGMPFTTGILVGIGETWRDRAESLLAIRALHERYDHVQEVIVQNVVPNERSDFERPSVETMRRTVAMARAALPEEVSIQVPPNLSPTRDLLDCGVDDLGGVSPVTEDYINPDYAWPALRELEEIAADAGVPLYERLPVYDRYLPEPIRRADFAGRVAAGEWLSDRIAAAITADDVHGERYRGVARRDGPLAVDSPSTESGSAD encoded by the coding sequence ATGTTCCCCGCGGCCGCAGAGTACGACGTCGACATCGAGATTTCGGACACCGACGTCGAGCGACTGCTGGACGCCCGCCCGTCCGACGTCGCGCCGGCGCCCGAACTCACCTTCTCGCGGAACGTCTTCCTCCCGCTCACGACCGCCTGTCGGTACACCTGCACCTACTGCACCTACTACGACGTCCCCGGCGAGGCCGCGCTGCTCTCCCCCGAGGAGGTCCGCGAGCGCCTGCGGGTCGGCGCCGACGCCGGCTGCACCGAGGCGCTCTTCACATTCGGCGACCGGCCGGACGACCGGTACACCGAGATCCACGAGCAGTTGGCGGAGTGGGGCTACGACGACGTCCTCGCGTACCTCCGGGACTGCTGTGAGATCGCGCTCGAGGAGGGGCTGCTCCCACACTCGAACCCCGGGGATCTCACCGAGGCCGACTTCGAGCGCCTCGGGCCCGTCAACGCCAGTATGGGCGTGATGCTGGAGACCACCGCCGACGTCGACGCCCACGCGGGCGCCCGGCGGAAGACGCCCGGCCAGCGGCTGAACACGATCCGCGCCGCGGGCGAAGTGGGGATGCCGTTCACGACGGGTATCCTCGTCGGCATCGGCGAGACCTGGCGGGACCGCGCCGAGAGCCTGCTGGCGATCCGCGCGCTCCACGAGCGCTACGACCACGTCCAGGAGGTGATCGTCCAGAACGTCGTCCCGAACGAGCGCTCGGACTTCGAGCGGCCGTCGGTCGAGACGATGCGCCGGACCGTCGCGATGGCCAGGGCGGCCCTTCCCGAGGAAGTGTCGATCCAGGTCCCGCCGAACCTCTCGCCGACGCGGGACCTGCTCGACTGCGGCGTCGACGACCTCGGGGGCGTCTCGCCCGTGACGGAGGATTACATCAACCCCGACTACGCCTGGCCCGCGCTGCGGGAGCTCGAAGAGATCGCCGCCGACGCGGGCGTGCCGCTGTACGAGCGCCTCCCGGTCTACGACCGGTACCTCCCGGAGCCGATCAGGCGCGCCGACTTCGCTGGACGCGTCGCAGCGGGCGAGTGGCTCTCCGACCGGATCGCCGCGGCGATCACCGCCGACGACGTCCACGGCGAGCGGTACCGCGGCGTGGCGCGGCGCGACGGCCCGCTCGCGGTCGATTCTCCCTCGACGGAGAGCGGATCCGCGGACTGA
- the cofC gene encoding 2-phospho-L-lactate guanylyltransferase, whose product MRVIVPFTARDPKTRLAPVLDADERRRFAFAMLRDVVDAVAAAGGTPELLVPGPLAPPADDLVDDSDADPLDDLPRTVDERPLTPAVNAALSRLGDGDVGELAVVMADLALATPEALARLFGAGGDVAIAPGRGGGTNALVVRDPDFRVDYHGTSYRDHRRIAADAGLSVDAVDSMRLSTDVDEPDDLVEVLLHGDGRSAAWLREAGFAVDTGGESRVAVRRPDG is encoded by the coding sequence ATGCGCGTTATCGTCCCCTTCACCGCTCGCGACCCGAAGACTCGGCTCGCACCCGTCCTCGACGCCGACGAGCGGCGGCGCTTCGCGTTCGCGATGCTCCGCGACGTCGTCGACGCCGTCGCGGCCGCCGGAGGAACGCCCGAACTCCTCGTTCCCGGTCCGCTCGCTCCGCCCGCGGACGACCTCGTCGACGACTCCGACGCCGACCCGCTCGATGACCTCCCGAGGACGGTTGACGAGCGACCGCTGACGCCCGCCGTGAACGCCGCGCTCTCGCGGCTCGGAGATGGCGACGTCGGCGAACTCGCCGTGGTGATGGCGGACCTCGCGCTCGCGACACCCGAGGCGCTCGCGCGGCTGTTTGGCGCCGGCGGCGACGTCGCGATCGCGCCGGGGCGCGGCGGGGGCACGAACGCGCTCGTCGTCCGCGATCCCGACTTCCGCGTCGACTACCACGGCACCTCCTACCGCGATCACCGCCGCATCGCCGCGGACGCGGGGCTCTCGGTCGACGCCGTCGACTCGATGCGGCTCTCGACCGACGTGGACGAGCCGGACGACCTCGTCGAGGTGCTGTTGCACGGCGACGGCCGATCGGCGGCGTGGCTCCGCGAGGCCGGCTTCGCGGTCGACACCGGCGGCGAATCGCGCGTCGCGGTTCGGCGACCGGACGGGTAG
- a CDS encoding tubulin/FtsZ family protein — protein MKLAMIGFGQAGGKIVDKFVEYDKRHDSGIVRAAVAVNTAKADLMGLEHIPKDQRVLIGQSRVKGHGVGADNELGAEVAEEDIDEVQGAIDSIPVHEIDAFLVVAGLGGGTGSGGSPVLAKHLQRIYTEPVYGLGILPGSDEGGIYTLNAARSFQTFVREVDNLLVFDNDAWRKTGESVQGGYDEINEEIVTRFGVLFGAGEIGQGGEVAESVVDSSEIINTLAGGGVSTVGYASETVENDSSGGGLLSRLTGGDEEDDLDTAHTTNRITSLVRKAALGRLTLPCEIEGAERALLVMAGPPRHLNRKGIERGRKWIEEQTGSMEVRGGDYPITDSNRVASVILLSGVTNVPRIKELQQVAIEAQDNIDDIREESEENLENLINDDEDELESLF, from the coding sequence ATGAAGCTTGCAATGATCGGTTTCGGGCAGGCCGGGGGAAAGATCGTCGACAAATTCGTCGAGTACGACAAGCGCCACGATTCGGGCATCGTCCGTGCGGCGGTCGCGGTCAACACGGCGAAGGCCGACCTGATGGGGTTAGAGCACATCCCCAAGGACCAGCGGGTCCTCATCGGGCAGTCGCGCGTGAAGGGCCACGGCGTCGGCGCCGACAACGAACTCGGCGCCGAGGTCGCCGAGGAGGACATCGACGAGGTCCAGGGCGCGATCGACAGCATCCCGGTCCACGAGATCGACGCGTTCCTCGTCGTCGCCGGGCTCGGCGGCGGCACGGGAAGCGGCGGCTCGCCCGTTCTCGCGAAGCATCTCCAGCGGATCTACACCGAGCCCGTCTACGGTCTGGGCATCCTCCCCGGGAGCGACGAGGGAGGGATCTACACGCTGAACGCGGCGCGATCGTTCCAGACGTTCGTGCGGGAGGTCGACAATCTGCTCGTCTTCGACAACGACGCCTGGCGGAAGACCGGCGAGTCCGTCCAGGGCGGCTACGACGAGATCAACGAGGAGATCGTCACCCGCTTCGGCGTCCTCTTCGGGGCCGGCGAGATCGGCCAGGGCGGCGAGGTCGCAGAAAGCGTCGTCGACTCCTCGGAGATCATCAACACCCTCGCGGGCGGCGGCGTCTCGACGGTCGGGTACGCCTCCGAGACGGTCGAAAACGACTCTTCCGGCGGCGGACTCCTCTCGCGGCTCACCGGCGGCGACGAGGAGGACGACCTCGACACCGCCCACACGACGAACCGGATCACCTCGCTCGTCCGCAAGGCCGCCCTCGGGCGTCTCACCCTCCCCTGTGAGATCGAGGGCGCAGAGCGGGCGCTGCTCGTGATGGCCGGCCCGCCGCGGCACCTGAACCGGAAGGGAATCGAGCGCGGCCGCAAGTGGATCGAAGAGCAGACCGGCAGTATGGAGGTCCGTGGCGGCGACTACCCGATCACGGACTCGAACCGCGTCGCCTCCGTCATCCTCCTCTCGGGGGTGACGAACGTGCCTCGCATCAAGGAGCTCCAGCAGGTCGCCATCGAGGCACAGGACAACATTGATGACATCCGGGAGGAAAGCGAAGAGAACTTGGAGAATCTGATTAATGATGACGAAGACGAGCTGGAGTCGCTTTTCTAA
- a CDS encoding complex I NDUFA9 subunit family protein — translation MNVLVVGGSGFIGSALCRELKARDHEVTALSRSPSSDDLPSGVNKVMGNVRDYDSIKEAFEGKDAVYNLVALSPLFKPDGGDEMHDLVHRQGTEHVVRAAEKHEVDRLVQMSALGAAPDGPTAYIRSKGEAEEIVTESVLDYTIFRPSVVFGDGGEFVSFTKLLAPPYLSALPGGGKTRFQPVWVGDLVPMLADAIDSDEHANQTYEIGGPDKLTLAEIARMIHEADGRSTTIVPVPMGLAKIGLTLGDAIPGFPMGKDQYRSLRFDNVTDDNDVGAFGVGTGELTTLSAYLNGRAGRVESGAAATSG, via the coding sequence ATGAACGTCCTCGTCGTGGGCGGAAGCGGGTTCATCGGAAGCGCGCTCTGCCGGGAACTGAAGGCTCGGGACCACGAGGTGACGGCCCTCTCGCGGAGTCCGAGTAGCGACGACCTCCCGTCGGGCGTCAACAAGGTGATGGGCAACGTCCGGGACTACGACTCCATCAAGGAGGCCTTCGAGGGGAAGGACGCGGTCTACAACCTCGTCGCGCTCTCGCCGCTGTTCAAGCCGGACGGCGGCGACGAGATGCACGACCTGGTCCACCGCCAGGGCACCGAACACGTCGTCCGCGCGGCCGAGAAGCACGAGGTCGATCGCCTCGTCCAGATGAGCGCGCTCGGCGCCGCCCCCGACGGGCCGACCGCCTACATCCGCTCGAAGGGCGAGGCCGAAGAGATCGTGACCGAGTCCGTCCTCGACTATACGATCTTCCGCCCCTCGGTCGTCTTCGGCGACGGCGGGGAGTTCGTCTCCTTCACGAAACTGCTCGCGCCGCCGTACCTCAGCGCCCTGCCGGGCGGCGGCAAGACCCGGTTCCAGCCCGTCTGGGTCGGCGACCTCGTCCCGATGCTCGCCGACGCGATCGACTCCGACGAGCACGCGAACCAGACCTACGAGATCGGCGGTCCGGACAAGCTCACCCTCGCGGAGATCGCCCGGATGATCCACGAGGCCGACGGCCGCTCGACCACGATCGTCCCCGTGCCGATGGGGCTCGCGAAGATCGGGCTCACGCTGGGCGATGCGATCCCCGGCTTCCCGATGGGGAAAGACCAGTACCGCTCGCTGCGGTTCGACAACGTCACCGACGACAACGACGTCGGCGCCTTCGGCGTCGGAACGGGCGAACTCACGACGCTGAGTGCGTATCTGAACGGACGGGCGGGCCGCGTCGAATCGGGTGCGGCGGCGACGTCCGGGTGA
- the tmk gene encoding dTMP kinase, producing the protein MLLTLEGLDGSGKTTAWEALREAYPEAVFTREPTGSWYGEAVSRSMRDDGADPLAELFLFTADHADHLSRVVRPALADGNLVVSDRYSDSRFAYQAAALAESYLAGGRDPLEYIREIHEAFSHPPDRTIYLDVDPEVAAERAGATNKFERVEYLSRVAENYERLIEAEPDRFVRVDATQPLPAVREAVIDHVEEFVAES; encoded by the coding sequence ATGCTCCTCACGCTGGAGGGTCTCGACGGGAGCGGGAAGACCACCGCCTGGGAGGCGCTGCGCGAGGCCTACCCCGAAGCGGTGTTCACCCGCGAACCGACCGGCTCGTGGTACGGCGAGGCCGTCTCGCGGTCGATGCGGGACGACGGCGCCGACCCCCTCGCCGAACTCTTCCTGTTCACCGCCGACCACGCGGACCACCTCTCGCGGGTCGTGCGCCCCGCGCTCGCCGACGGGAACCTCGTCGTCTCCGACCGCTACTCGGACTCGCGGTTCGCCTACCAGGCGGCCGCGCTCGCGGAGTCGTACCTCGCGGGCGGCCGCGACCCCCTGGAGTACATCCGGGAGATCCACGAGGCGTTCTCCCATCCGCCGGACCGGACGATCTACCTCGACGTCGACCCCGAAGTGGCGGCCGAGCGCGCCGGCGCGACGAACAAATTCGAACGCGTGGAGTACCTCTCGCGGGTCGCCGAAAACTACGAGCGGCTCATCGAGGCCGAGCCGGACCGCTTCGTCCGCGTCGACGCCACACAGCCGCTCCCGGCGGTCCGGGAGGCCGTGATCGACCACGTCGAGGAGTTCGTCGCCGAGAGCTAG
- a CDS encoding Lrp/AsnC ligand binding domain-containing protein yields MVDAFVMIETEAGAVERSLAAVRELDAVTEAHIVAGAYDIIAETTGERVYDVLDASSSGVQRLDGVTDTTTYIAMD; encoded by the coding sequence ATGGTCGACGCGTTCGTGATGATCGAAACGGAGGCCGGCGCGGTCGAGCGGTCGCTGGCGGCGGTCCGCGAGCTCGACGCGGTGACGGAGGCGCACATCGTCGCGGGCGCGTACGACATCATCGCCGAGACCACGGGCGAGCGCGTCTACGACGTCCTCGACGCCTCGTCGTCGGGGGTCCAGCGCCTCGACGGCGTCACCGACACCACGACGTACATCGCGATGGACTGA
- a CDS encoding potassium channel family protein, with protein sequence MRFVIIGAGRVGLRTARVLREEGHEITIVEKDRDRVERARDDGFEVVHGDGSREAVLAEAGIEDADGIGALTSDLNVNFTACSIAKHHRTWTVLRVDEEHREEVYQKYADEVDEVVYPERLGALGAKNALLGGSIRAIADVAQSLQVVQMTVSESSPMRGYTIEEVALPAKTRILAFGKAGEPMGLPLSDDSLEAGDRLAVLADFEVLEEVRKLIVGETLAPETDEGVA encoded by the coding sequence ATGCGGTTCGTTATCATTGGTGCAGGTCGGGTCGGACTCCGCACCGCTCGGGTCCTCAGGGAGGAGGGACACGAGATCACGATCGTCGAGAAGGACCGCGACAGGGTCGAGCGCGCCCGCGACGACGGCTTCGAGGTCGTCCACGGCGACGGGTCCCGCGAGGCGGTGCTCGCGGAGGCGGGGATCGAAGACGCCGACGGGATCGGCGCGCTCACGAGCGACCTGAACGTGAACTTCACGGCGTGTTCGATCGCCAAGCACCACCGGACCTGGACGGTCCTCCGCGTCGACGAGGAGCACCGCGAGGAAGTCTACCAGAAGTACGCCGACGAGGTCGACGAGGTCGTCTACCCCGAGCGCCTGGGCGCGCTCGGCGCGAAGAACGCGCTCCTTGGCGGGTCGATCCGCGCCATCGCCGACGTCGCCCAGAGCCTCCAGGTGGTCCAGATGACCGTCAGCGAGTCCTCGCCGATGCGCGGGTACACGATCGAGGAGGTCGCGCTCCCCGCGAAGACCCGGATCCTGGCGTTCGGGAAGGCGGGCGAGCCGATGGGACTGCCGCTTTCGGACGACTCCCTCGAAGCCGGCGACCGCCTGGCGGTGCTCGCGGACTTCGAGGTCCTAGAGGAGGTCCGGAAGCTGATCGTCGGCGAGACGCTCGCGCCCGAGACCGACGAGGGAGTCGCGTGA
- a CDS encoding Lrp/AsnC ligand binding domain-containing protein, with protein sequence MVTAYVTVTASSGDVDRLKPAMAGIDETIERVEVVAGDVDYVVKARADDVSALKDVAAALRELDGIEGTETHIGME encoded by the coding sequence ATGGTCACCGCCTACGTCACCGTCACGGCGTCCAGCGGCGACGTCGACCGGCTCAAGCCCGCGATGGCGGGGATCGATGAGACCATCGAGCGGGTCGAGGTCGTCGCGGGCGACGTCGACTACGTCGTGAAGGCGCGGGCCGACGACGTCTCGGCACTCAAGGACGTCGCCGCCGCGCTCCGCGAACTCGACGGCATCGAGGGCACGGAGACACACATCGGGATGGAGTGA
- a CDS encoding DUF5813 family protein: MSDSDAESRARRAVENHDSYERQSEGRYAVTSTVFDADVEIGGREGRAVFAVEVRVPMLDAVTADRVAPVVEDGWFNTLSLRLEDVDGVLRGTDDVAVDVDRGEAEAAVRAELADLDAARGADDAVAVVEYVEGTYVEGIIPGYDYTEPVTHLIQRAADAGGGTEGGTPL; this comes from the coding sequence ATGAGCGACAGTGACGCCGAGTCGCGAGCCCGACGGGCCGTCGAGAACCACGACTCCTACGAGCGGCAGTCCGAGGGCCGGTACGCCGTGACCTCGACCGTCTTCGACGCGGACGTCGAAATCGGAGGCCGAGAGGGCAGGGCCGTCTTCGCCGTCGAAGTTCGAGTCCCGATGCTCGACGCCGTCACCGCCGACCGCGTCGCGCCGGTCGTCGAGGACGGCTGGTTCAACACCCTCTCGCTCCGGCTGGAAGACGTCGACGGCGTGTTGCGCGGGACCGACGACGTCGCGGTCGACGTCGACCGCGGGGAGGCCGAGGCCGCGGTGCGCGCGGAGCTCGCCGACCTCGACGCGGCGCGCGGCGCGGACGACGCCGTCGCGGTCGTGGAGTACGTCGAGGGCACCTACGTCGAGGGCATCATCCCGGGCTACGACTACACGGAGCCCGTCACGCACCTGATCCAGCGCGCGGCCGACGCCGGCGGCGGGACCGAGGGCGGGACGCCGCTGTAG
- a CDS encoding 30S ribosomal protein S8e: MQDQGRSKRKRTGGRRRRSHKKTRHQLGRQPAETTVGEPRFQTIDSRGNDTKVRALSTDVAQVAEDGETTEAEIENVIENPANVNYARRNIITKGAIIETSEGTARVTSRPGQTGQVNAVLVDEE, encoded by the coding sequence ATGCAGGACCAAGGACGCTCCAAGCGGAAGCGGACCGGCGGCCGACGCCGACGCTCGCACAAGAAGACGCGCCACCAGCTGGGCCGCCAGCCCGCCGAGACCACCGTCGGCGAGCCGCGCTTCCAGACCATCGACTCCCGCGGCAACGACACGAAGGTCCGCGCGCTCTCGACGGACGTCGCGCAGGTCGCCGAAGACGGCGAGACGACCGAAGCGGAGATCGAGAACGTGATCGAGAACCCCGCGAACGTCAACTACGCTCGTCGGAACATCATCACGAAGGGCGCGATCATCGAGACCAGCGAGGGCACCGCCCGCGTCACCTCCCGCCCCGGCCAGACCGGCCAGGTCAACGCCGTCCTCGTCGACGAGGAGTAA
- a CDS encoding PhoU domain-containing protein yields MVETRKVQVTGGSTYTVSIPKEWATENDVSAGSVVEFYPEGDSLFLAPANEDERTEGTLDVTDLEGDELTRAVMTMYVSGFDIINLESSRITTDQRRTIREATQSLVGLEVLEETRDTVVIRDLLDSAELSIHTAVRRMRLISLSMLSDAVDALAELDTDMARDVIQRDDDVDRLWMVVSRIFRATLRTPKAAEELGLPREVCFDYQSAARQLERIADHATKIAHLTLEFERPVPEEVIDALYELHEEAREIVDGGMDALLADESDEATRLANDARESVQKIDERARRIDELLRDLDPARAQLLGLIVDSVSRSADYGGNIAETALQKAAPTP; encoded by the coding sequence ATGGTCGAAACGCGGAAGGTGCAGGTCACCGGCGGCTCGACGTACACCGTCTCGATCCCGAAGGAGTGGGCGACCGAAAACGACGTCTCGGCGGGGAGCGTCGTGGAGTTCTACCCCGAGGGCGACTCGCTGTTTCTCGCGCCCGCGAACGAGGACGAGCGTACTGAGGGCACCCTCGACGTCACGGACCTGGAGGGCGACGAACTCACGCGCGCGGTGATGACGATGTACGTGAGCGGCTTCGACATCATCAACCTCGAGAGCTCCCGGATCACGACCGACCAGCGCCGGACTATCCGGGAGGCGACCCAGAGCCTCGTCGGCCTCGAAGTGCTGGAGGAGACCCGCGACACGGTCGTCATCCGCGACCTCCTGGACTCGGCTGAGCTGTCGATCCACACCGCCGTCCGCCGGATGCGCCTCATCTCGCTGTCGATGCTCTCGGACGCGGTCGACGCGCTCGCGGAACTGGACACGGATATGGCCCGCGATGTGATCCAGCGGGACGACGACGTCGACCGCCTCTGGATGGTCGTCTCGCGCATCTTCCGCGCGACGCTCCGCACGCCGAAGGCCGCCGAGGAGCTCGGCCTCCCCCGCGAGGTCTGCTTCGACTACCAGTCCGCGGCCCGCCAGCTGGAGCGCATCGCCGACCACGCGACGAAGATCGCCCACCTCACCCTGGAGTTCGAGCGTCCCGTCCCCGAGGAGGTGATCGACGCCCTCTACGAGCTCCACGAGGAGGCCCGCGAGATCGTCGACGGCGGGATGGACGCACTCCTGGCTGACGAAAGCGACGAGGCCACCCGGCTGGCCAACGACGCCCGCGAGTCCGTCCAGAAGATCGACGAGCGCGCGCGCCGGATCGACGAGCTCCTGCGCGACCTCGATCCGGCGCGCGCGCAGCTCCTGGGGCTCATCGTCGACTCCGTCTCGCGGAGCGCGGACTACGGCGGCAACATCGCCGAGACCGCGCTCCAGAAGGCCGCGCCGACCCCGTAA
- a CDS encoding PstS family phosphate ABC transporter substrate-binding protein: protein MTRDSTQTRGLSRRKFIAASGALGVAGLAGCTQSNTGGGSTEEPTDGSDDSGDSDGSDSLSGEIAIAGSSTVFPLATAMAQRFQENHSGVDISLQSTGSGGGFANYFCTGQTDFNNASRPIQPEEEDQCSENDVDPVELKVATDALTVIVNTDNDWIGDGLTVEQLDEIWSADSAPETWADVNSEWPDEPLELYGPSDASGTYDYFHEAILGEEGSHRQDYSPTEQDRTIIQGVAGSEYAMGYLGYAYYSENQDTVQAVPISDGDGEYVEPSLETALAGDYTPLSRPLFTYPKVSALEEEHIASFARFWIENATSRDIVADEVGYVPLSDEEQSEMLSRLDEATGSN from the coding sequence ATGACGCGCGACAGCACGCAGACTCGTGGGCTCTCACGCCGGAAATTCATCGCCGCCTCGGGCGCGCTCGGCGTCGCCGGGCTCGCCGGCTGCACGCAGAGCAACACGGGCGGCGGGTCGACCGAGGAGCCGACGGACGGGTCCGACGATTCGGGTGACTCCGACGGCTCCGACAGCCTCTCGGGGGAGATCGCCATCGCGGGCTCTTCGACGGTCTTCCCGCTCGCGACCGCGATGGCCCAGCGGTTCCAGGAGAACCACAGCGGCGTCGACATCAGCCTCCAGTCGACGGGGTCGGGCGGCGGCTTCGCGAACTACTTCTGTACGGGCCAGACCGACTTCAACAACGCCTCGCGGCCGATCCAGCCCGAGGAGGAAGACCAGTGTTCGGAAAACGACGTCGACCCCGTCGAGCTCAAGGTCGCGACCGACGCGCTGACGGTCATCGTCAACACCGACAACGACTGGATCGGCGACGGGCTCACCGTCGAGCAGCTCGACGAGATCTGGTCGGCCGACTCGGCGCCGGAGACGTGGGCCGACGTCAACTCCGAGTGGCCGGACGAGCCGCTCGAACTGTACGGCCCCTCCGACGCCTCCGGGACGTACGACTACTTCCACGAGGCGATCCTCGGCGAGGAGGGCAGCCACCGCCAGGACTACTCGCCGACCGAGCAGGACCGGACGATCATCCAGGGCGTCGCCGGCTCGGAGTACGCGATGGGCTACCTCGGCTACGCCTACTACAGCGAGAACCAGGACACGGTCCAGGCCGTGCCGATCAGCGACGGCGACGGCGAGTACGTCGAGCCGTCCCTCGAAACGGCGCTCGCCGGCGACTACACGCCGCTGTCGCGCCCGCTCTTCACCTACCCCAAGGTCTCGGCGCTGGAGGAAGAACACATCGCCTCCTTCGCCCGCTTCTGGATCGAGAACGCCACGAGCCGCGACATCGTCGCCGACGAGGTCGGCTACGTGCCCCTGAGCGACGAGGAGCAATCGGAGATGCTGTCGCGCCTCGACGAAGCGACGGGGTCGAACTGA
- the pstC gene encoding phosphate ABC transporter permease subunit PstC yields the protein MSTDELEADLTRQTENSPRELLTRTFFFLCAGLSIVTTISIVVLLVTEAAKFFTITAPLMGVAGETASLVDFLTGTSWQINSGQFGVLALVSATLMITIGSAVIAIPLGVATAIYLSEYASQRARSVLKPALEILAGVPTVVYGFFALIYITPALSTVFPSIGTFNMLSASIVVGIMIIPMVASISEDAMSAVPDDLRQAGYGMGATKFDVATGIVVPAALSGIFSSFILALSRAIGETMAVTIAAGSRAQFLNPLNPASYLEGALPMTAAMVQLLLGDITGGGLAYRSLFAIGLVLFVITLVMNVISDFVAQRYREEY from the coding sequence ATGAGCACAGACGAGTTGGAGGCCGACCTCACCCGGCAGACCGAAAACTCACCGCGAGAACTCCTGACCCGGACGTTCTTCTTCCTGTGCGCCGGCCTCTCGATCGTCACCACGATCAGTATCGTCGTGTTGCTCGTGACCGAGGCCGCGAAGTTCTTCACGATCACCGCGCCGCTTATGGGCGTCGCGGGGGAGACGGCCTCGCTCGTCGACTTCCTCACCGGCACGTCCTGGCAGATCAACAGCGGGCAGTTCGGCGTGCTGGCGCTGGTCTCGGCGACGCTTATGATCACGATCGGCTCGGCGGTCATCGCGATTCCCCTCGGCGTCGCGACCGCGATCTACCTCAGCGAGTACGCCAGCCAGCGGGCCCGGTCGGTGCTCAAGCCCGCCTTGGAGATCCTCGCCGGGGTCCCGACGGTCGTCTACGGCTTCTTCGCGCTGATCTACATCACGCCCGCGCTCTCGACGGTCTTCCCCAGCATCGGGACGTTCAACATGCTCTCGGCCAGCATCGTCGTCGGCATCATGATCATCCCGATGGTCGCGTCGATCTCCGAGGACGCGATGTCGGCCGTCCCCGACGACCTCCGGCAGGCGGGCTACGGGATGGGCGCGACGAAGTTCGACGTCGCGACCGGCATCGTCGTCCCCGCGGCGCTGTCGGGGATCTTCTCCTCGTTCATCCTGGCACTCTCGCGGGCCATCGGCGAGACGATGGCCGTCACCATCGCCGCCGGGTCGCGGGCGCAGTTCCTCAATCCCCTGAACCCCGCCTCCTACCTGGAAGGCGCGCTGCCGATGACCGCCGCGATGGTCCAGCTCCTCTTGGGCGACATCACCGGCGGCGGTCTCGCCTACCGGAGCCTCTTTGCGATCGGCTTGGTCCTCTTCGTCATCACCCTCGTCATGAACGTCATCAGCGACTTCGTCGCCCAGCGGTACCGGGAGGAGTACTGA